The proteins below are encoded in one region of Pseudomonas sp. SCB32:
- a CDS encoding response regulator transcription factor, translating to MDDHPFMRVGVKLTLSHEGFEVVGEAENGLAAVELARELLPDLIILDLSIPGLDGLGVLEQLNAPTSGLKVLVLTEQPANYYSSRCMSAGALGFVSKRGDLAELTNAALALMNGYTYFPQSTFNSDGGADMEISEARRIASLSDRERLVFQQLLLGLSSKEISERTNLSSNTIGTYKSRVFAKLKVRSLVDLASMARRNGLL from the coding sequence GTGGATGACCACCCCTTTATGCGGGTCGGTGTTAAATTGACTCTGAGTCATGAGGGATTTGAAGTTGTGGGTGAGGCGGAAAATGGCTTGGCCGCTGTTGAGCTGGCTCGTGAGTTGTTGCCAGACCTAATTATCTTGGACCTTTCTATTCCAGGCCTGGACGGCCTGGGGGTGCTTGAACAATTGAATGCACCAACATCCGGGCTTAAGGTGCTGGTGCTGACCGAGCAGCCGGCCAACTATTATTCCAGTCGCTGTATGAGTGCAGGTGCTTTGGGTTTTGTGTCCAAGCGTGGTGACCTTGCGGAGTTGACTAATGCCGCTTTGGCTTTGATGAATGGATATACCTATTTTCCACAGAGCACCTTCAACTCAGACGGCGGTGCCGATATGGAGATTAGTGAGGCCCGACGTATTGCATCACTTTCCGATCGCGAACGGCTGGTATTTCAGCAATTACTACTGGGTCTTTCTAGCAAGGAAATCAGCGAAAGGACTAATCTGAGTAGCAATACGATCGGCACCTATAAATCTCGAGTGTTTGCGAAGTTAAAAGTCAGATCGTTAGTGGACCTGGCAAGCATGGCGCGCCGAAATGGCCTGCTCTGA
- a CDS encoding putative Na+/H+ antiporter: MPPSSIELIGAALFAVAILHTFATKFFEHLAHTRPAHAGLWHLLGEVEVVFGFWALVLVAAMFATDGATVATRYIDSRNFTEPMFVFAIMVVAGTRPILQTALGAVRLIARAIPLPGSIGFYFTVLSVVPLLGSFITEPAAMTLAALILAEGFFGRGISSRLKYATLGVLFVNISIGGTLTPFAAPPVLMVTGKWNWDIAFMMSAFGWKAAIAVLLNALGATLMFRRELGQLAAAQSDNAASVPPVLVLVHLAFLASIVIFAHHPAMFMGLFLFFLGIAHAYQLHQDRLILREGLLVAFFLAGLVVLGGLQQWWLQPVLMSMSSDQVFFGAALLTAFTDNAALTYLGSQVEGLSDGFKYALVSGAVVGGGLTIIANAPNPAGIAILRGHFEDEAVHPLGLLLAALPPTIIAALAFRLF; the protein is encoded by the coding sequence ATGCCCCCATCCAGCATTGAGTTAATCGGCGCAGCTCTGTTCGCCGTAGCCATCCTGCATACATTCGCCACTAAGTTCTTTGAACACTTGGCGCATACCCGTCCTGCCCATGCGGGGCTGTGGCATCTACTTGGTGAAGTAGAGGTGGTGTTTGGCTTCTGGGCATTGGTGTTGGTCGCGGCGATGTTTGCCACTGATGGCGCAACCGTTGCGACTCGCTACATCGACTCACGTAACTTCACCGAGCCGATGTTTGTCTTTGCCATTATGGTAGTCGCGGGTACCCGCCCCATTCTGCAAACGGCCCTGGGTGCAGTCCGCTTGATTGCTCGCGCTATTCCACTACCTGGTAGCATCGGGTTCTATTTCACCGTGCTGTCGGTGGTACCTCTGCTGGGATCATTCATTACCGAACCGGCAGCCATGACGCTGGCGGCCTTGATCCTGGCGGAGGGCTTCTTTGGGCGGGGCATTTCATCACGCTTGAAGTACGCCACGCTGGGCGTGCTCTTCGTCAACATTTCCATTGGCGGCACTCTGACACCCTTTGCTGCACCACCTGTGCTGATGGTTACAGGTAAATGGAACTGGGATATTGCCTTCATGATGTCGGCGTTCGGCTGGAAAGCAGCCATTGCAGTGCTGTTGAACGCCTTGGGTGCAACATTGATGTTCCGCAGAGAGTTGGGGCAGTTGGCCGCAGCGCAGAGTGACAACGCCGCCTCAGTGCCGCCCGTCCTGGTATTGGTTCACTTAGCGTTTCTCGCGAGCATCGTGATCTTCGCCCATCATCCTGCGATGTTCATGGGGTTGTTTCTCTTTTTCCTAGGGATTGCCCATGCGTACCAACTCCACCAGGACCGCCTGATTCTCCGGGAAGGATTGTTGGTCGCCTTCTTCCTGGCTGGACTCGTCGTTCTAGGAGGACTGCAACAATGGTGGCTCCAACCTGTGCTGATGAGCATGAGCAGCGACCAGGTATTCTTCGGAGCAGCCCTCCTGACAGCGTTTACCGACAATGCAGCCCTGACCTATCTGGGCTCGCAGGTTGAAGGGCTGTCCGACGGATTCAAATACGCCCTGGTGTCCGGCGCAGTAGTTGGTGGTGGCCTAACTATCATCGCCAATGCCCCCAATCCGGCTGGCATTGCCATCTTGCGCGGACACTTCGAGGATGAGGCGGTGCATCCGCTTGGGCTGCTGTTGGCTGCACTGCCTCCGACCATCATTGCTGCGCTGGCATTCAGGCTCTTTTGA
- a CDS encoding site-specific integrase, protein MGKLNAKLVDNLDKPGTYEDGDGLRLVVQASGRKSWVLRFQLTGRRREMGLGGFPQVSLKDARLKTATYRRQLLDGIDPLAARDAEREALQTAQKSSKEKNATFEEVAREYFEAHSPGWSASWARGWIRKLEIHVFSRIGKVPVAKVGTDEVLAVLRPIWATKNRTADEVRSQIEQILDAAKARGRRTGENPARWRGHLDNLLSRADKKKARKQTSFAAISWQDVPKLIQQLQAMNTRDAQAMQLLIMTGSRSHMVRQARWDEFDFKDRTWSLSAERMKARAAFVIPLPEQVIEFLRSIPKVDESSYLFPGQGRSGVMHADAMRKLLQEELQYGGVTCHGFRSTFRDWAGECTNYPREICELALAHDERGQTESAYSRSNFLEKRRALMTDWADYLASGK, encoded by the coding sequence ATGGGAAAGCTGAACGCAAAGCTGGTCGATAACCTCGACAAGCCCGGCACATACGAGGACGGCGATGGCCTACGCCTGGTGGTGCAAGCCTCGGGCCGCAAATCCTGGGTGCTGCGGTTTCAGCTCACAGGTCGGCGCAGGGAAATGGGGCTCGGTGGCTTTCCCCAGGTCAGCCTCAAAGATGCGCGCCTCAAGACCGCCACCTATCGCCGCCAGCTTCTTGATGGCATTGATCCTCTCGCAGCCAGAGATGCTGAGCGCGAGGCCCTGCAAACCGCCCAGAAGAGCAGCAAGGAAAAGAACGCCACTTTTGAGGAGGTTGCCAGGGAGTATTTCGAAGCTCACAGCCCAGGCTGGTCGGCCAGTTGGGCGCGAGGTTGGATTCGTAAGCTAGAAATCCATGTGTTCAGCCGCATCGGAAAAGTCCCGGTAGCGAAAGTCGGAACCGATGAAGTACTCGCTGTCCTTCGCCCTATTTGGGCCACGAAGAACCGCACTGCTGATGAGGTGCGCTCGCAAATAGAACAGATCCTCGACGCTGCGAAAGCACGAGGCCGGCGTACGGGTGAAAACCCTGCTCGCTGGCGCGGTCATCTGGATAACCTGTTGAGCCGAGCCGACAAGAAAAAAGCCAGGAAGCAAACCAGCTTTGCCGCAATATCTTGGCAAGACGTTCCGAAGTTAATTCAGCAACTCCAAGCAATGAATACTCGTGACGCTCAAGCAATGCAGTTGTTAATCATGACTGGATCGCGCTCGCACATGGTCCGGCAAGCTCGGTGGGATGAGTTCGACTTTAAAGATCGTACCTGGTCCCTTTCCGCTGAACGAATGAAGGCCCGCGCTGCGTTTGTAATTCCGCTACCAGAACAGGTTATTGAGTTTCTGCGATCAATCCCGAAGGTTGATGAAAGTTCTTACTTATTTCCAGGTCAAGGCCGCTCCGGAGTAATGCACGCTGACGCCATGCGAAAGCTACTTCAAGAAGAGCTTCAATACGGCGGCGTTACTTGTCACGGCTTCCGCTCTACCTTCCGCGACTGGGCTGGAGAGTGCACAAACTACCCACGAGAAATATGCGAACTAGCCCTCGCACACGATGAGCGAGGGCAAACCGAGAGCGCCTACTCTCGATCCAATTTTCTGGAGAAACGTCGCGCTTTGATGACTGACTGGGCGGACTATCTAGCCAGTGGTAAATAA
- a CDS encoding nitrilase family protein produces MNAPKFVTVACCQVAPKVGDLTHNRRLGERVIRSAALRGAQVIVLPELAQSGYVFRDLAEALELAETPDGPTLQLWQMLARELGIVIVGGFCERLSDGRVANSAALVDDCGVRTIYRKAHLWDGENAIFTAGSEAPPVVETAFGRIAVMICYDLEFPEWVRLPALTGAELLCAPVNWPWGPRPSEERPAEVIRVQANASVNRLFIAACDRHGHERGVDWVQGSVIVDADGFPQAGPAEAVGEQILVATLNLAEACNKRISRHNDLHQDRRPALYGNAGLLV; encoded by the coding sequence ATGAATGCTCCCAAATTTGTCACCGTAGCCTGCTGCCAGGTGGCGCCAAAGGTGGGAGATTTGACCCACAATCGACGTCTCGGTGAGCGGGTGATCCGCTCTGCCGCACTGCGTGGTGCACAGGTTATCGTGTTGCCTGAGCTGGCGCAGAGCGGCTACGTCTTCCGCGATCTGGCTGAGGCGCTTGAGCTTGCCGAGACGCCAGACGGTCCGACACTGCAGCTTTGGCAGATGCTGGCCCGAGAGTTGGGCATCGTCATCGTTGGCGGCTTCTGCGAGCGCTTGAGTGATGGTCGGGTCGCCAACAGTGCGGCACTGGTTGATGACTGTGGCGTGCGAACGATCTATCGCAAGGCTCATTTGTGGGATGGCGAAAACGCCATCTTCACTGCAGGCAGTGAAGCGCCGCCGGTAGTAGAGACGGCCTTCGGGCGGATCGCGGTGATGATTTGCTACGACCTGGAGTTTCCCGAATGGGTACGCCTGCCCGCGTTGACCGGCGCCGAGTTGCTGTGCGCTCCAGTGAATTGGCCTTGGGGACCTCGCCCGAGCGAGGAGCGCCCGGCGGAGGTCATTCGAGTGCAAGCTAACGCTTCGGTAAACCGCTTGTTCATTGCCGCATGCGACCGGCACGGCCACGAGCGTGGGGTGGATTGGGTACAGGGTTCGGTGATTGTCGATGCGGATGGTTTCCCGCAAGCGGGGCCGGCGGAGGCCGTGGGCGAGCAGATCCTCGTTGCGACGCTTAACCTGGCAGAAGCGTGCAATAAACGAATCAGCCGCCACAACGACCTCCATCAGGACCGCCGTCCGGCGCTTTATGGAAACGCCGGATTGTTGGTCTGA
- a CDS encoding LysR family transcriptional regulator, translating into MLGNVSELDIRLIRVFLAVVEAGGISAAQGVLNTTQPTISAQLASLETRLGFRLCQRGRAGFALTPKGSQFLEAARRLLAAAEGFRLEVLQINRTLSGTLNIGLLGQIDPQANKQIALAVARLRSRHQGLFFQFTELSSTFLEEKLINGHLDLAIGYFWRRLDTLDYLPLFRETQIAYCGATHPLYPAAGGLEHKDVAENEWVWPSHPLPEMPAPTALERLTALTDSMDGAALLILSGQHLGFLPEHYATKHVEQQQLRALNPELLRYEVDFQVAIRHSARPSELMTTLLEELINVFEVETKMLTKKTTPGSLAPSDA; encoded by the coding sequence ATGCTGGGTAACGTATCGGAACTGGATATCCGTCTGATCAGGGTCTTTCTCGCCGTGGTCGAAGCGGGTGGTATTTCCGCCGCACAAGGGGTACTCAATACCACTCAGCCGACCATCAGCGCCCAATTGGCATCACTGGAAACGAGGCTAGGCTTCCGGCTTTGTCAGCGCGGTCGCGCTGGCTTCGCCCTGACGCCCAAGGGCAGTCAGTTCCTTGAGGCCGCGCGGCGATTATTGGCTGCTGCAGAGGGCTTTCGGCTCGAAGTGCTACAGATCAACCGCACGCTAAGTGGCACGCTCAATATTGGCTTGCTCGGGCAGATCGACCCGCAGGCGAACAAGCAGATCGCCCTGGCTGTCGCGCGTCTACGGTCCCGCCATCAAGGTCTGTTTTTCCAGTTCACCGAGCTATCCTCGACCTTTCTCGAGGAGAAGCTCATCAATGGGCACCTCGACCTTGCCATTGGCTACTTCTGGAGACGCCTCGACACCCTGGATTACCTGCCGCTGTTTCGTGAAACGCAAATTGCCTACTGTGGCGCTACTCATCCCCTGTACCCAGCAGCTGGCGGGTTGGAGCACAAGGATGTAGCCGAGAATGAATGGGTTTGGCCCAGCCATCCTCTGCCGGAAATGCCAGCTCCCACAGCACTGGAGCGCCTGACCGCCTTGACCGACAGCATGGATGGTGCAGCTCTGCTGATTCTGTCTGGTCAGCACCTAGGTTTCTTACCCGAGCACTACGCCACCAAACACGTTGAACAACAGCAGTTACGTGCCTTGAACCCCGAGCTCTTGCGCTACGAAGTAGACTTTCAGGTCGCCATTCGCCACTCGGCACGCCCAAGTGAATTAATGACCACACTTCTTGAAGAGTTGATAAATGTGTTCGAGGTTGAAACCAAGATGCTCACAAAAAAAACCACTCCCGGAAGCTTAGCCCCATCAGACGCATGA
- a CDS encoding inovirus Gp2 family protein, protein MHQHAPLIREYLQALQRITERSLADHREVFAVRFDLRFPDVEFTPWHWMTNEVVSRFVEYLEDRIQAARKKAAIGNAKAHKTTVRWMWVKEYGDESGQMKPHYHCLLLLNRDAFNALGKFELGRDNLYSRLVSAWASALGVEGWQAMGLVQIPENACYSITAEGYSAYFYRMSYLCKARSKIYGDGQHACGYSRA, encoded by the coding sequence ATGCATCAGCACGCCCCATTGATTCGAGAATACCTGCAGGCGCTGCAGCGTATTACTGAGCGATCATTGGCGGATCATCGTGAAGTATTTGCTGTACGGTTCGACCTGCGATTTCCTGATGTAGAGTTCACGCCGTGGCACTGGATGACCAATGAAGTCGTCAGTCGCTTCGTTGAATACTTGGAAGACCGCATCCAGGCTGCTCGTAAGAAGGCCGCTATAGGCAATGCCAAGGCCCACAAGACAACAGTGCGCTGGATGTGGGTGAAGGAATACGGCGATGAGAGCGGGCAGATGAAGCCGCATTACCACTGCCTATTGCTGCTCAACCGAGATGCGTTTAATGCGCTGGGGAAGTTCGAGCTAGGTAGGGATAACCTTTACAGCCGTCTGGTGAGCGCCTGGGCGAGTGCTCTGGGAGTGGAGGGCTGGCAAGCCATGGGGCTGGTGCAGATCCCGGAGAATGCCTGCTACAGCATCACGGCAGAGGGCTACTCGGCGTACTTCTATCGCATGAGCTACCTCTGCAAGGCCAGGAGCAAGATCTACGGCGATGGGCAGCATGCCTGCGGGTACAGCAGAGCGTAG
- a CDS encoding DnaB-like helicase N-terminal domain-containing protein, whose protein sequence is MGYVNCRLYLAMEELMSTGSPIDVVSLAEYLAGNERYQDIGGLRLAAEMAASTPACRVQVPVLACLLRGYGLPRSLSCSP, encoded by the coding sequence GTGGGGTACGTCAATTGCCGACTCTACCTTGCTATGGAAGAGCTGATGAGCACAGGCTCGCCTATCGACGTGGTTAGCTTGGCTGAATATCTGGCAGGCAACGAGCGCTATCAGGATATCGGCGGTTTGCGCTTGGCTGCTGAAATGGCGGCCAGCACGCCTGCCTGTCGTGTGCAAGTGCCCGTACTGGCTTGCCTACTTCGTGGGTATGGGCTGCCTCGATCGCTGTCGTGCTCACCGTAG
- a CDS encoding DUF3859 domain-containing protein — protein sequence MSISRLPAALALTLASAFASSAFAEVRVTGPVEYGVFVSNYKDYQPGEHVLTSSQEQLESTTRVPAKLGTKFGLRYQLSGKQQGDAPLTLLYFTPGVVTPDGQRHDKLEVVQKLVVGAPTDVMAYQFTENHEVVQGQWRFMVFQGDRLLAEKTFTVE from the coding sequence ATGTCCATTTCCCGCCTGCCAGCGGCCCTGGCCCTCACCCTGGCTTCCGCCTTCGCGTCCTCGGCCTTCGCCGAAGTGCGTGTCACCGGCCCGGTCGAGTACGGCGTCTTCGTCAGCAACTACAAGGATTACCAGCCGGGCGAGCACGTGCTGACCAGCAGCCAGGAGCAGCTCGAGTCGACGACTCGCGTACCGGCCAAGCTGGGCACCAAGTTCGGCCTGCGTTACCAGCTCAGCGGCAAGCAGCAGGGTGACGCGCCGCTGACCCTGCTGTATTTCACCCCGGGCGTGGTCACTCCGGACGGCCAGCGCCACGACAAGCTCGAGGTGGTGCAGAAGCTGGTAGTCGGGGCGCCGACCGACGTGATGGCCTACCAGTTCACCGAGAATCATGAGGTGGTGCAGGGGCAGTGGCGCTTCATGGTGTTCCAGGGCGATCGCCTGCTGGCGGAAAAGACCTTCACCGTCGAGTGA
- a CDS encoding cytosine permease: MSGSSHTARTAETGSGLAIEGHSIDYIPESERHARLSSQGPFWFLGNFHFFTISIGFVGPSLGLSALWTTLAGALGIMFGTLFMAFHGSQGPEMGLPQMIQSRAQFGYRGVVLALLATLFVFVGFNVVNVSLIIDGLHSVFGLEPVPVACTVIAAGALLSIYGHDLMHKAFKWALMLTLPLYSLVTVALIFGAGQSDVSTAQPSNLGFSWVAFATQFAIAASYNISYAPYVSDYSRYLPKHTSRPKLIAAVFLGASLSGAWMIGLGAWLAQLLQASDALVALDRVGSSLLPGLGHVLVLVSVAGFLPVIALNTYSAMLTLLTGVDSVRRITPTPRARVLSILVITLVILACVLSIRGNGISILNTFLVLMLYFLVPWTAVNLVDYFGVRKGRYAIPHFFTPSGIYGAWQIRGILAYGVGFVCMIPFFYIYDAAAGKEVFVGPIARMLNGVDIAWLVGLLVSGLTYFMLSRSLDLEAERRVVDAISERDILAMTHVADESSS; this comes from the coding sequence ATGTCCGGGTCCAGCCATACAGCCCGCACTGCCGAAACCGGCAGCGGACTGGCCATCGAAGGCCATTCCATCGATTACATTCCCGAGTCCGAACGTCATGCTCGGCTCTCCAGCCAGGGGCCATTCTGGTTCCTCGGCAACTTCCACTTCTTCACCATTTCCATTGGTTTTGTCGGGCCGAGCCTCGGTCTGTCCGCCTTGTGGACGACCCTGGCTGGTGCACTCGGGATCATGTTCGGCACCCTGTTCATGGCCTTCCATGGTTCCCAGGGGCCGGAGATGGGGCTGCCGCAGATGATCCAGTCGCGCGCCCAATTCGGTTATCGCGGGGTTGTGCTGGCGCTGCTGGCCACACTCTTCGTATTCGTCGGCTTCAACGTGGTCAACGTCTCGCTCATCATCGACGGTTTGCACAGTGTCTTCGGTCTTGAGCCGGTGCCGGTCGCCTGCACAGTCATCGCTGCGGGGGCCTTGCTGTCGATCTATGGCCACGACCTGATGCACAAGGCGTTCAAATGGGCGCTGATGCTGACACTGCCGCTCTACTCGTTGGTGACGGTCGCGCTGATTTTCGGCGCCGGCCAGAGCGATGTGTCTACCGCACAACCGAGCAATCTGGGCTTCAGCTGGGTCGCCTTCGCCACCCAGTTCGCCATTGCCGCCAGCTACAACATCTCCTACGCACCCTACGTGTCGGATTACTCGCGTTATCTGCCCAAGCACACCAGCCGTCCCAAGCTGATTGCAGCGGTGTTCCTCGGCGCATCGCTGTCGGGAGCCTGGATGATCGGTCTTGGTGCCTGGCTAGCTCAGTTGCTGCAAGCGTCTGATGCGCTGGTGGCGCTGGATCGGGTGGGCTCTTCGCTGCTGCCAGGTCTCGGCCATGTGTTGGTATTGGTATCGGTGGCTGGATTCCTGCCGGTGATCGCCCTGAATACCTACAGCGCCATGCTGACCCTGCTTACTGGAGTCGATTCCGTTCGTCGAATCACACCCACGCCGCGCGCCCGAGTGTTGTCGATCCTGGTCATCACGCTGGTGATCTTGGCGTGCGTCCTGTCGATTCGCGGCAACGGCATTTCCATCCTTAACACCTTCCTGGTGCTGATGCTGTACTTCCTGGTGCCCTGGACCGCAGTGAACTTGGTGGACTACTTCGGCGTCCGCAAAGGCCGCTATGCCATCCCGCACTTCTTCACGCCCAGTGGCATTTACGGCGCCTGGCAGATACGCGGCATCCTTGCCTATGGGGTGGGTTTCGTCTGCATGATTCCGTTCTTCTACATCTACGATGCGGCAGCCGGTAAAGAGGTCTTCGTCGGCCCCATCGCGCGGATGCTCAATGGCGTGGACATCGCCTGGTTGGTTGGCCTGCTGGTATCCGGCCTGACCTACTTCATGCTCAGCCGCTCTCTGGATCTAGAAGCGGAGCGCCGTGTAGTCGATGCCATTAGTGAGCGTGACATTCTCGCCATGACACACGTGGCTGATGAGTCTTCGTCGTGA
- a CDS encoding NAD(P)/FAD-dependent oxidoreductase — MSSIPSRKNYTPLRKQISVTALCPDFPYNYDVLLTTARDNNATPFNIDAAHYGKEVAIVGCGVSGIVAGYELMRMGLKPIFFEASDRVGGRLYSYPRGNGAVAELGAMRFPLAGKALSFYYQKVGMDQNKAPFPNPGTDAAVSTVVDYLGEINYYEPADQVNFPTPPEYTALEDKFIVEFLNAAPYNLDEMVDLMTDPITPQKQQAIKNAWNALINPPSGEKSWDYRSFFECLSNDPSWSFSEIEMFGQIGFGTGGWNTDYPNCFLEVLRVMYMSLDVDHELMYDGANSLPNRLWFSPLAAFGDSYTHWSSGASLDLLSREGGRNPFNQQVNQIMREPDGSFTLKVENNNNGGTIESHNFPAVIYAAPIRLLDKMRHNGSEQDYRAMTETLFGPEMWESIMYTHYMQSTKVFAATNSAFWTQRDNETPPKRRMSVTLSDRLTRGTYLLDYSGSLSGSYTGSGIFLSYTWNDDSLKFLDGRPEDLAPTHLTQCLTVLKDIYPDVDFDTELDVVNGGVELNWENYRYYLGGFKMNLPGQYVYQQRIFSQFMNGMDTGTPDAFVLVGDDVSWTAGWTEGAVTSAINAVNKLAVVFGGGDNLTPGPITEWDLWKPVDRLDINPNGPGHYGHHGKGHVPRG; from the coding sequence ATGTCATCTATTCCGTCAAGAAAGAATTACACTCCACTGAGAAAACAGATTTCCGTTACAGCACTTTGTCCAGATTTCCCATACAACTATGATGTCTTGTTAACTACGGCTCGAGACAACAACGCAACTCCATTCAATATTGACGCGGCGCACTATGGCAAGGAAGTGGCCATAGTCGGATGCGGAGTCTCCGGCATCGTGGCCGGCTATGAATTGATGCGTATGGGATTGAAGCCAATATTTTTTGAGGCTTCTGATAGAGTTGGGGGGAGGCTGTATTCGTATCCTCGAGGTAATGGAGCCGTTGCTGAGTTGGGCGCCATGCGATTTCCCTTAGCAGGGAAGGCATTGAGCTTTTACTATCAGAAAGTTGGAATGGATCAGAACAAGGCTCCCTTCCCCAATCCAGGTACTGATGCGGCGGTCAGCACTGTGGTGGACTATTTGGGGGAAATTAATTATTACGAGCCAGCCGATCAGGTCAACTTTCCCACGCCTCCAGAATATACCGCCCTAGAGGATAAGTTTATCGTTGAATTCCTCAATGCTGCCCCATACAACCTGGATGAAATGGTCGACTTGATGACCGACCCCATCACGCCACAAAAGCAGCAGGCGATAAAGAATGCCTGGAATGCACTGATAAATCCGCCATCCGGGGAGAAGTCATGGGATTATCGGAGCTTCTTCGAGTGCTTAAGTAATGACCCTTCGTGGAGCTTCTCTGAAATCGAAATGTTTGGTCAGATCGGTTTCGGCACGGGCGGGTGGAATACCGACTATCCAAATTGCTTCCTGGAAGTCCTTCGCGTCATGTACATGTCGCTAGATGTGGATCACGAGTTAATGTATGACGGTGCAAATAGTTTACCGAATAGGCTTTGGTTCAGCCCCCTAGCTGCTTTTGGTGACTCGTATACGCATTGGAGTAGTGGGGCCTCGCTGGATCTTTTGTCTCGCGAGGGCGGCCGTAATCCGTTTAATCAACAGGTTAATCAGATTATGCGCGAGCCGGATGGCAGCTTCACTCTTAAGGTGGAGAATAATAACAATGGTGGGACTATCGAGTCGCATAATTTCCCCGCTGTTATCTATGCAGCCCCGATTCGCCTGCTGGACAAAATGCGTCACAATGGATCGGAGCAAGACTATAGGGCTATGACTGAAACATTATTTGGCCCGGAAATGTGGGAAAGCATCATGTATACCCACTATATGCAGTCTACCAAGGTGTTTGCTGCTACTAATTCTGCTTTCTGGACTCAGCGCGATAACGAGACTCCGCCGAAACGAAGGATGAGTGTAACCCTGTCTGACCGTCTGACGCGTGGGACTTATTTGTTGGACTATTCTGGGTCGTTGAGTGGGAGCTATACGGGGTCAGGGATTTTTCTATCCTACACATGGAACGATGACTCATTAAAATTCCTCGATGGAAGGCCCGAGGATCTTGCCCCAACACATTTAACTCAATGCCTGACGGTGCTTAAGGATATTTATCCTGACGTTGACTTTGACACCGAACTGGATGTGGTTAATGGTGGTGTGGAGTTGAATTGGGAGAACTACCGTTACTATCTTGGCGGATTCAAAATGAACCTGCCAGGCCAGTATGTGTACCAGCAGCGAATTTTCAGCCAATTCATGAATGGCATGGACACTGGGACTCCAGATGCATTCGTATTGGTAGGGGATGATGTTTCTTGGACTGCCGGCTGGACAGAAGGCGCTGTGACCTCTGCCATCAACGCGGTTAACAAACTCGCAGTGGTGTTTGGTGGAGGCGACAATCTGACACCTGGGCCGATTACCGAGTGGGATCTCTGGAAGCCTGTCGATCGTCTAGATATTAACCCTAACGGACCTGGGCATTATGGTCATCACGGAAAAGGTCACGTTCCCAGAGGGTGA
- a CDS encoding AlpA family transcriptional regulator, with the protein MKLLRQKKVLEMTGLKRSSLYNYIALGLFPRPVALGRRAVAWVESEIIEWIESRIRERDERVATSRY; encoded by the coding sequence ATGAAACTGCTTCGCCAAAAGAAAGTCCTTGAGATGACCGGCCTCAAGCGCTCGTCGCTGTATAACTACATCGCACTAGGCTTATTCCCTCGCCCCGTAGCACTCGGTCGCCGTGCAGTAGCCTGGGTGGAAAGTGAGATCATCGAATGGATCGAGTCGCGCATTAGGGAGCGTGATGAGCGGGTGGCTACTAGTCGCTACTAG